The Metabacillus litoralis genome contains a region encoding:
- a CDS encoding SDR family NAD(P)-dependent oxidoreductase produces MNQDFVNNLYDIKGKVAIVTGATGALGKAAAWGFAYAGAKVMLTARTQSKLQSLYDEMKAQGLECAYHIGDPIIESDVDHVVAATVKEFGGIDILLCAAGMNNPKPILEQPTEEWEAIMDANIKGTWLYCKKVGQILKDQGRGGKVILVSSTRGKLGMKNYTAYSPSKAAIDLMAKSLACEWGEYRINVNAIGPTVFRSDLTEWMFTDDTARTKFLTRIPIGRLGEPEDYVGVCNFLASSASNFITGTTIYVDGGYLAG; encoded by the coding sequence GTGAATCAAGACTTTGTGAATAATCTTTATGATATTAAAGGAAAGGTTGCGATTGTAACAGGTGCAACTGGAGCACTTGGAAAAGCTGCAGCATGGGGCTTTGCCTATGCTGGTGCAAAGGTGATGCTCACAGCAAGAACTCAGTCTAAACTTCAATCTCTTTATGATGAAATGAAAGCTCAAGGACTAGAATGTGCCTATCATATAGGGGACCCAATAATAGAAAGTGATGTTGATCATGTTGTTGCTGCAACGGTTAAAGAATTTGGTGGGATTGACATTTTACTTTGTGCGGCAGGAATGAATAATCCAAAGCCTATTTTAGAACAGCCAACTGAAGAATGGGAAGCAATAATGGATGCCAACATTAAAGGGACATGGTTGTACTGTAAAAAGGTCGGGCAAATATTAAAGGACCAAGGCAGAGGTGGAAAAGTCATTCTTGTCTCATCCACTAGAGGAAAACTTGGTATGAAAAATTATACAGCATACAGCCCTTCGAAGGCAGCAATTGATTTGATGGCAAAATCACTGGCATGTGAGTGGGGAGAATACAGAATTAATGTGAACGCCATAGGGCCAACCGTTTTCCGTTCTGATCTAACAGAGTGGATGTTTACGGATGACACAGCAAGAACGAAGTTTCTGACGCGAATTCCAATCGGAAGATTAGGTGAACCAGAGGACTATGTGGGAGTATGCAATTTCTTAGCCTCATCTGCTAGTAACTTTATAACAGGAACAACCATATACGTGGACGGAGGATACTTGGCTGGTTAA
- a CDS encoding sigma-54 interaction domain-containing protein codes for MEETVSLIISSDHKKMLHEIANCTKMKENDILQKLVEDYYFSISGSVGSPKQKIKSKPIIIDGFDIGDEVSDGIIVIDNKGFVLRINKAYSKITEINEKDIVGKHVQTFVDQKYFSHSASLLVLKEKRKVSILSTVTANKKKVLLTGTPIFDNDGEIQQVYTIMRDLTELIRLKEQLEEKEKENIRYYEALKYVNENKNKTDFIGQSPAIFHIKNLIEQVSQTDATVLITGETGVGKEVIASEVYKHSSRKDQPFIKVNCAAIPETLLESELFGYEKGAFTGAQQKEKLGLFELANRGTLLLDEIGEMPIKLQSKLLRCLQEKEITRVGGTRPIKIDVRVIAATNQNILKQIKEGLFREDLYYRLNVIPIKIPALRDRKDDIYLLLHYFLEKFNKRYNKQKKIDPETADFLTTYHWPGNVRELENTIERLVIIGDNQYINVDKVILTLGEDSTSNQFVQQTFSLKEAVEKVEKELICNALKKYGSTHKAAKVLGVTQPTVVRKAKSLGITEW; via the coding sequence ATGGAAGAAACAGTTTCTCTTATAATCAGTTCTGACCATAAAAAGATGCTCCATGAGATCGCCAATTGTACAAAAATGAAGGAAAATGACATTTTACAAAAGCTAGTGGAAGATTATTATTTTAGTATAAGTGGAAGTGTTGGCTCGCCTAAACAAAAAATAAAGTCTAAACCTATTATTATCGATGGCTTTGATATTGGTGATGAGGTTTCAGATGGAATTATTGTTATTGATAATAAAGGGTTTGTTCTCCGGATAAACAAAGCCTACTCAAAAATTACAGAAATAAACGAGAAAGACATTGTTGGTAAGCATGTACAAACATTTGTTGATCAAAAATATTTTAGTCACTCTGCCTCATTATTAGTATTAAAAGAGAAAAGAAAGGTGTCTATTTTATCAACTGTTACAGCTAATAAGAAAAAGGTTCTATTAACAGGGACCCCTATTTTTGATAATGACGGTGAAATACAGCAAGTTTACACGATTATGAGAGATTTGACCGAGCTCATACGATTAAAAGAACAACTTGAAGAAAAAGAAAAGGAAAATATTCGATATTATGAAGCTTTAAAATACGTTAACGAAAATAAAAACAAAACAGATTTTATTGGTCAATCTCCTGCGATCTTTCACATCAAAAATTTAATTGAACAGGTTTCACAAACGGATGCAACAGTTTTAATTACGGGAGAAACGGGAGTAGGAAAAGAAGTCATTGCAAGTGAGGTTTATAAACATAGCTCTAGAAAAGATCAGCCGTTTATTAAAGTGAATTGTGCAGCTATACCTGAAACTCTACTAGAATCTGAATTATTTGGTTATGAAAAAGGAGCGTTTACAGGAGCGCAACAAAAGGAAAAATTAGGATTGTTTGAATTAGCGAATAGAGGGACACTTTTATTAGATGAAATTGGTGAAATGCCAATAAAATTACAATCTAAGCTCCTGAGATGTCTTCAAGAAAAAGAAATAACTAGAGTTGGAGGCACTCGTCCAATAAAGATAGATGTAAGGGTCATTGCAGCAACCAATCAAAACATTTTAAAGCAAATAAAAGAAGGATTATTTAGAGAAGATCTATATTATCGATTGAATGTAATTCCAATTAAAATACCAGCTTTAAGGGACAGAAAAGACGATATTTATTTGTTGCTTCATTATTTTCTTGAAAAGTTTAATAAAAGATATAATAAACAGAAAAAAATAGACCCAGAAACTGCTGATTTTCTAACCACCTATCATTGGCCAGGAAATGTTAGAGAATTGGAAAACACAATTGAGCGGCTAGTGATCATTGGGGATAATCAATACATAAATGTTGATAAAGTGATCTTAACATTAGGGGAAGATAGCACTTCAAATCAATTCGTGCAACAAACTTTTTCCTTAAAAGAAGCAGTGGAAAAGGTAGAAAAAGAACTTATTTGCAATGCACTAAAAAAATACGGCAGTACCCACAAGGCAGCAAAGGTTCTAGGTGTTACGCAGCCAACTGTAGTAAGAAAAGCAAAATCTTTAGGTATAACAGAATGGTAA
- a CDS encoding 3-keto-5-aminohexanoate cleavage protein, which translates to MGEFESKVILTVAPTGAWPTKKETPYVPLQPEEIADEVYACYQAGASIAHIHVRDDEGNASMSFEKFEKTVKLIRERCDIVLNLTTSGGIGLMDDVRIKPFVELKPEMASFDCGSMNWQHSTVFENSPKFLEKLGQTMQEHEVKPEIEIFDAGMVYNALYYFKKGILKAPLHFQFVLGAAGGMAATVENLVFLKSLIPEGSTWSAFGIGKGHLPILYATLALGGHLRVGMEDNIFYAKGRLAKSNVEFVERTKRTVAEIGKEIATPDEARSMLGLKIPSNMNQ; encoded by the coding sequence TTGGGAGAGTTTGAGTCAAAAGTCATTTTAACCGTAGCGCCTACTGGAGCTTGGCCAACAAAAAAAGAAACACCATATGTTCCTTTACAGCCTGAGGAAATCGCAGATGAAGTTTATGCTTGTTATCAAGCAGGAGCTTCGATTGCACATATTCATGTTCGAGACGATGAAGGAAACGCATCGATGAGCTTTGAAAAGTTTGAAAAAACAGTAAAGCTGATTCGTGAACGTTGTGATATCGTGCTGAATTTGACCACATCTGGTGGGATCGGCTTAATGGACGATGTTCGAATAAAGCCTTTTGTTGAGTTAAAACCCGAAATGGCATCGTTTGATTGTGGTTCAATGAATTGGCAGCACTCAACTGTTTTTGAAAATAGCCCTAAGTTTTTAGAAAAACTCGGGCAAACCATGCAAGAACATGAAGTAAAGCCGGAAATTGAAATTTTTGATGCAGGAATGGTTTATAATGCCCTCTATTATTTTAAAAAAGGAATTTTAAAGGCACCCCTACATTTTCAATTTGTGTTAGGTGCTGCTGGTGGAATGGCGGCAACAGTAGAGAATTTAGTGTTCTTAAAAAGCTTAATTCCTGAAGGATCGACGTGGAGTGCGTTTGGGATTGGGAAGGGACATTTACCAATTCTTTATGCGACATTAGCATTAGGAGGACACTTACGCGTTGGTATGGAGGATAATATTTTTTATGCTAAAGGGCGATTAGCGAAATCGAATGTAGAGTTTGTAGAAAGAACAAAAAGAACAGTAGCTGAAATTGGAAAGGAAATTGCTACTCCAGATGAAGCAAGGAGTATGTTAGGTCTTAAAATACCATCAAATATGAACCAATAA
- a CDS encoding cyclase family protein, translating into MGKKVLVDLSHPFHADIPVWPYFAKPKIDTMHNLSKSGVLTQKIDVVMHCGTHADAPRHVMEYEFDGRRARYTHEMPLDAYYGDAVCLDIQVERWGLIKASHLDDACKRANIKPEELKGMVVCLRTGMHLKFDESKEYYHYSCGTGREAGEWFEKYQPKCVAMDMQALDHPLHTTMGKNGGSLAMNLDGYSGRTITEEYIEQFGMEAFAEFNKETYIETFGKEKYMQAFGKLEEHGLEGTWEPCHKLMLGNGIVGIENLGGDLDKVVGKRFKFMAFPIRWWLGDGSMVRCVAEIDEDDVNDAPERVYPFGAL; encoded by the coding sequence ATGGGTAAAAAAGTATTAGTTGATTTAAGTCATCCTTTTCATGCAGATATTCCGGTATGGCCGTACTTTGCAAAGCCAAAAATTGACACGATGCATAACCTTTCAAAAAGTGGAGTACTTACTCAAAAAATAGATGTTGTCATGCATTGTGGTACACATGCAGATGCCCCGCGTCATGTGATGGAATACGAGTTTGACGGAAGACGTGCACGTTATACCCATGAAATGCCTTTAGATGCTTATTATGGAGATGCTGTTTGTCTTGATATTCAGGTAGAGCGTTGGGGTCTAATCAAAGCATCACATCTTGATGATGCATGCAAACGAGCAAATATTAAACCAGAAGAACTTAAAGGAATGGTAGTTTGTTTGCGAACAGGGATGCACCTAAAATTTGATGAAAGCAAGGAATACTATCATTATTCCTGTGGTACTGGAAGAGAAGCTGGAGAATGGTTTGAAAAATATCAACCAAAATGTGTGGCAATGGATATGCAAGCTCTTGATCATCCTCTTCATACAACTATGGGCAAAAACGGAGGTTCACTTGCAATGAATCTTGATGGCTATTCGGGAAGAACCATAACAGAAGAATACATTGAGCAATTTGGAATGGAGGCATTTGCTGAATTTAACAAAGAAACGTACATCGAAACATTTGGAAAAGAAAAATATATGCAAGCCTTTGGCAAACTTGAAGAACATGGCTTAGAAGGAACTTGGGAACCGTGTCATAAACTCATGTTAGGAAACGGTATCGTTGGGATCGAAAACCTTGGTGGTGACCTAGATAAAGTTGTAGGCAAACGCTTTAAATTCATGGCCTTCCCAATTCGTTGGTGGTTAGGTGATGGGTCAATGGTGCGCTGTGTGGCAGAAATTGATGAAGATGATGTAAATGATGCTCCAGAGCGTGTTTATCCATTCGGAGCTCTTTAA
- a CDS encoding sodium:solute symporter family protein translates to MNYTVLVVVLLYEILSVVGIGLYLARVSKKEKDSFLLSNRDLPTAIVGVTFALTVLGSAHVFGLMEMAWNIGMASMWFSFAHVALICVICLATGRWVRRLQISTVPELIELLLGKRLRIAVACVMAGSIFGLLSMETQTIGIAFSAMTGWSIRQGMVLGAVLGILYVIIAGMKEIGWVNLVNTIVMYLGVIVAAIYLTFALPGEGWKEVSDYHTLTQGQEFMVNIMGNPSIWFTFALANMIAVPFAQGISQMALQTAMSAKSEKVVKKTLWIAAPINGMFGVFAVLVGLAAKSIPEFAAYGPKMGGPMLLVTLLPEWLVAWLLASFLGALLSTFAMNAMAPATIFVKDIYGRLYEPHLSEERTTKLARIMIVILGIISVAVAFTLPQIINGVTWLFGWLVPVFWVVIYALFWKRSTKAAGITLGVTWVINLLWSFSALPKVLHLQFLQNAVVTFIMAIVLGTALHYFMEGKPGFFRMEKEMQEHERQKLDEQTA, encoded by the coding sequence ATGAACTATACAGTATTAGTTGTTGTTCTTTTATATGAAATACTTTCAGTAGTTGGGATTGGATTGTATTTAGCTCGTGTTTCGAAAAAAGAAAAGGATTCCTTTTTACTATCAAACCGGGATTTGCCAACTGCAATCGTTGGGGTGACATTCGCTTTAACTGTTTTAGGATCAGCTCATGTATTTGGATTGATGGAGATGGCATGGAATATCGGAATGGCGAGTATGTGGTTTTCGTTTGCTCATGTTGCATTAATATGTGTGATTTGTTTAGCTACTGGAAGATGGGTAAGAAGATTGCAAATTTCGACTGTCCCAGAGCTAATTGAATTGCTCTTAGGAAAAAGACTGAGGATTGCCGTTGCTTGTGTGATGGCTGGTTCTATTTTTGGATTGCTTTCAATGGAAACTCAAACGATCGGTATTGCTTTTTCAGCCATGACAGGTTGGTCGATTCGTCAAGGGATGGTATTAGGAGCTGTCCTAGGGATATTATACGTAATCATTGCTGGAATGAAGGAAATTGGTTGGGTCAATCTAGTCAATACAATTGTAATGTATCTGGGGGTAATTGTTGCAGCTATTTATCTCACATTTGCCTTACCAGGAGAAGGGTGGAAGGAGGTTTCTGACTATCATACACTGACTCAAGGTCAAGAATTCATGGTCAATATAATGGGAAATCCGTCTATATGGTTTACTTTCGCATTAGCAAATATGATAGCGGTTCCATTTGCTCAAGGAATCAGTCAAATGGCATTACAAACAGCGATGTCGGCTAAAAGTGAAAAAGTAGTAAAAAAGACACTATGGATTGCTGCACCGATAAATGGAATGTTTGGGGTGTTTGCCGTTCTTGTTGGATTAGCAGCAAAATCGATCCCAGAATTTGCTGCATATGGGCCCAAAATGGGTGGACCGATGCTTTTAGTAACACTTTTGCCTGAATGGTTAGTAGCTTGGTTGTTAGCTAGTTTCCTTGGTGCATTACTCTCTACTTTTGCTATGAATGCAATGGCCCCAGCCACAATTTTTGTGAAAGATATATATGGAAGATTATATGAACCTCATTTAAGTGAAGAGAGGACGACTAAATTAGCTCGTATCATGATTGTGATCTTAGGAATCATATCCGTTGCTGTCGCTTTTACATTGCCACAAATCATTAATGGTGTAACGTGGTTGTTTGGTTGGCTTGTTCCTGTATTTTGGGTTGTTATTTATGCTCTGTTCTGGAAAAGAAGCACAAAAGCAGCGGGAATTACTCTTGGGGTTACATGGGTAATCAACCTACTATGGTCATTTTCTGCTCTACCTAAAGTTCTTCACTTACAATTTTTACAGAACGCAGTTGTGACATTCATTATGGCAATTGTTTTGGGTACTGCTCTTCATTATTTTATGGAAGGAAAGCCTGGCTTTTTTAGAATGGAGAAAGAAATGCAAGAACATGAGCGTCAAAAGCTGGATGAGCAAACTGCCTAA
- a CDS encoding MFS transporter: protein MSVMNGYEIIAKSKFSKFHLYMFLLLFIIMSFDGYDMVIYGATLPVLFEALKMDPAQAGLIGSCALVGAAVGALSFGFMADKIGRKKVIIICTILFSVGSILSGFSNSIYTFGFFRFIAGLGLGGVMPNVVALTTEYSPRKNRAIMVAAIFSGMQVGGILAAGMTMWLLGEVGWRVLYFIGGAPLVIVPFLLKSLPESANSLVKNNKIDELKRILHKLNPTFNLTNNVTFDGNDEEKKSSIKSLFSENRTLSTIFIWVVFFMNMYMIFGLGTWLPQLMINAGFGLGSGLLFLLTLNIGALFGSNIAGVIADRIGYRPTLVGLYLIAFLSISLLSMTTNFYAVIILVALAGIGFYGGQNVGNAYVSLFYPPSMRSTGMGFAFGLGRLGAIFGPVIAGFIVSWGMAIQVNFLALAIPGLIAAVSVLMIREKHSYLSQSNDVQKPGDGGVKVI, encoded by the coding sequence ATGTCCGTTATGAACGGTTATGAAATAATTGCTAAAAGTAAATTTAGTAAATTTCATCTTTATATGTTTCTCTTACTTTTCATCATTATGTCTTTTGATGGATATGATATGGTCATATATGGAGCAACTTTGCCAGTCCTATTTGAAGCATTAAAAATGGATCCAGCACAAGCGGGGTTAATTGGAAGCTGTGCGCTTGTTGGTGCTGCTGTTGGAGCCCTATCATTTGGGTTTATGGCAGATAAAATCGGCCGAAAAAAAGTGATTATCATTTGTACTATTTTATTTAGTGTTGGAAGTATTTTATCTGGTTTTTCTAATAGTATCTACACATTTGGTTTCTTTCGGTTTATTGCTGGCTTAGGTTTAGGTGGAGTCATGCCTAATGTTGTGGCACTTACTACAGAATATTCTCCACGAAAGAATAGAGCGATTATGGTAGCTGCTATTTTCTCAGGTATGCAAGTAGGAGGAATATTAGCAGCAGGAATGACGATGTGGCTATTAGGTGAAGTAGGTTGGCGGGTTTTATACTTTATTGGCGGCGCCCCATTAGTAATTGTTCCTTTCTTACTAAAATCTTTACCAGAATCGGCAAATAGCTTAGTTAAAAATAATAAAATAGATGAACTAAAACGTATTCTGCATAAATTAAATCCTACTTTCAATTTAACAAATAATGTAACCTTTGATGGAAATGATGAAGAGAAAAAGTCTTCTATTAAATCGTTATTCAGTGAAAATAGAACGCTAAGCACCATTTTTATCTGGGTTGTATTTTTTATGAATATGTATATGATATTTGGCTTAGGCACTTGGCTACCGCAATTAATGATTAACGCAGGATTCGGACTCGGTTCAGGGTTGTTGTTTTTACTCACGTTAAATATAGGTGCTCTTTTTGGAAGTAATATAGCTGGTGTGATTGCTGACAGAATTGGGTACAGACCTACGCTAGTAGGATTATATCTCATTGCCTTTCTATCAATCTCTTTATTAAGTATGACGACAAATTTTTATGCAGTCATCATTCTTGTCGCACTTGCAGGAATAGGATTTTATGGAGGACAAAACGTTGGAAATGCATATGTTTCTCTTTTTTATCCTCCGTCTATGAGATCAACTGGAATGGGGTTTGCCTTTGGCTTAGGAAGATTAGGTGCCATCTTCGGCCCTGTTATAGCTGGATTTATCGTTTCATGGGGAATGGCTATACAAGTGAACTTTTTAGCTCTAGCTATTCCTGGTCTAATTGCAGCTGTATCTGTATTAATGATTCGAGAAAAGCATAGCTATCTTTCTCAATCAAATGATGTTCAGAAACCAGGAGATGGTGGGGTAAAAGTCATTTAA
- a CDS encoding cupin domain-containing protein: MKAVKFSEVNPYKALLHFDCSTLKLHGTEETGATKFWMGMTHFLPNGGADYAYEDSPSEKIYVVLEGEVVIETKTERVVLKKYDSIFIPPFEGRSIINETNEPATMLVVVNY; the protein is encoded by the coding sequence ATGAAAGCGGTTAAATTCAGCGAAGTAAATCCATATAAAGCACTATTACATTTTGATTGTTCCACTTTAAAGTTACACGGCACGGAAGAAACAGGGGCTACTAAGTTTTGGATGGGAATGACTCATTTTCTTCCTAATGGTGGAGCTGACTATGCTTATGAAGATTCACCAAGTGAGAAAATCTATGTGGTGTTAGAAGGGGAAGTTGTCATAGAAACAAAGACGGAGAGAGTGGTCTTAAAAAAATATGATAGCATCTTTATCCCACCTTTTGAAGGTAGGTCGATTATTAACGAAACAAATGAACCAGCCACAATGCTGGTGGTTGTTAATTACTAA
- a CDS encoding 3-hydroxyacyl-CoA dehydrogenase family protein: protein MNTNFRKVAICGSGLMGTGIAQVFANYGVAVAIYSVEDTEAEVIKKVDSDLRMLVDRESFSIEKAQDTLARIQVSNDLEKTIEDADLVVECIPEKMNLKQTLFERLDRICDPHVILATNTSVMSITEIAKKAKLKNRILGTHFWNPAFLIPLVEVVRTEDTSEEVIGRTINILNAVGKHPIRVNKDVPGFVANRLQHALWREAISIVENGIADAITVDESIKYSFGMRLPVLGPIENADMVGTNLTLAIHHYLLKHLENSTEPSPLLVEMVEKGELGFKSGMGFRQWSKEEMIESRRKLNHYLIDVEKRNHNKPIKNN from the coding sequence TTGAATACGAATTTTAGAAAAGTCGCCATTTGTGGTTCAGGGTTAATGGGAACCGGTATCGCACAAGTATTTGCTAACTATGGGGTTGCTGTTGCGATATATTCTGTTGAAGATACAGAGGCCGAGGTTATAAAAAAAGTAGACTCAGATTTACGTATGTTGGTAGATCGAGAGTCTTTTTCGATAGAGAAAGCACAAGATACGTTAGCGCGAATACAGGTCTCGAATGATTTGGAAAAAACAATAGAAGATGCTGATTTAGTTGTAGAGTGCATTCCAGAAAAGATGAACTTAAAACAAACTCTTTTTGAGAGATTGGATCGGATTTGTGATCCTCATGTTATTTTAGCAACAAATACATCAGTTATGAGTATTACAGAAATTGCTAAAAAAGCTAAATTAAAGAACCGAATCCTAGGAACTCATTTTTGGAATCCTGCGTTTTTAATACCGTTAGTAGAGGTTGTGCGTACGGAGGACACTTCAGAAGAAGTGATAGGGCGCACGATTAACATTTTAAATGCAGTCGGTAAACATCCAATTCGGGTGAATAAAGATGTACCAGGATTTGTTGCCAATCGGTTGCAGCATGCCTTATGGCGTGAAGCCATATCAATTGTTGAAAATGGAATTGCTGATGCAATAACTGTTGATGAATCGATTAAATATAGTTTTGGGATGAGACTTCCTGTGCTGGGGCCTATTGAAAATGCGGATATGGTTGGGACCAATTTAACCCTAGCCATTCATCATTATCTACTAAAACATCTTGAAAATTCAACAGAGCCTTCTCCATTATTAGTAGAAATGGTCGAAAAGGGAGAGCTTGGTTTTAAGTCCGGAATGGGCTTTCGGCAATGGTCAAAGGAAGAAATGATAGAATCTAGGCGAAAGTTAAACCATTATTTAATAGATGTAGAGAAAAGAAATCACAACAAACCAATAAAAAACAATTAA
- a CDS encoding amidohydrolase family protein produces MMRKIDFENHFYDQSFIDALIKRNQPPLYDPTSKVLTWSEGITMPQNILLPQLLEVAEKRSQLMKEQGIDMAVLSSSPGLEQLDIEESIFLCQKANDALAEVIKNYPTQYLGSAVLPVKDPVAACTELERCVKEYGFVCWHTHSNYGETSPDEELYRPIFRKAVELGVYVYLHPQLPNGGRTDGYGFTVAGPGLGFTLDTMITITKMIVSGLFDELPNLKVVLGHLGEGIPFLLERMDNRLNFLPNPQIKCKEEASYYFKNNIMVTTSGNMCKEAFACTKNVLGIDNILFGSDYPYESLPDMMEFLANVPLTDDEKEKLYYKNAIDKLGIII; encoded by the coding sequence ATGATGAGAAAAATAGATTTTGAGAATCACTTTTATGACCAAAGCTTTATTGATGCTTTAATAAAAAGGAACCAACCTCCATTATATGATCCAACAAGCAAGGTCCTAACTTGGTCGGAAGGAATAACAATGCCGCAGAATATATTATTACCTCAGCTATTAGAGGTAGCAGAAAAGCGGAGCCAGCTAATGAAAGAACAAGGAATAGATATGGCAGTATTAAGCAGCTCACCAGGGCTAGAGCAACTTGATATAGAAGAGAGCATTTTCCTATGCCAAAAGGCAAATGATGCCCTAGCAGAAGTTATCAAAAACTATCCAACTCAATATTTAGGAAGTGCCGTTTTACCGGTAAAAGATCCTGTAGCGGCCTGTACTGAATTAGAAAGATGTGTGAAGGAATATGGATTTGTTTGCTGGCACACTCATTCTAATTATGGTGAAACGTCTCCTGATGAAGAACTGTACCGTCCAATTTTCAGGAAAGCAGTGGAGCTTGGTGTTTATGTATATTTACATCCGCAGCTGCCAAATGGAGGCAGAACTGATGGATATGGCTTTACCGTAGCTGGACCAGGTCTAGGTTTTACATTAGATACGATGATTACCATCACGAAAATGATTGTTTCAGGTCTTTTTGACGAATTACCAAATTTAAAAGTTGTACTAGGTCATCTTGGGGAAGGGATTCCGTTTCTGCTAGAACGAATGGATAATCGATTAAATTTTCTTCCTAATCCGCAAATCAAATGTAAGGAAGAAGCAAGCTACTATTTTAAAAACAATATTATGGTAACGACTAGTGGGAATATGTGTAAAGAAGCTTTTGCTTGCACAAAAAATGTTCTGGGTATAGACAATATATTGTTTGGCAGTGATTATCCGTATGAGTCGCTTCCAGATATGATGGAGTTTCTTGCAAATGTCCCACTTACAGATGATGAAAAAGAGAAACTCTATTATAAAAATGCCATCGATAAACTAGGGATTATTATCTAA
- a CDS encoding alpha/beta hydrolase: MKSEVITFYENREDVTLTTYVISDSPELLGGKKRPAILICPGGAYLSCSDREGEAVALRFAAMGYHAFVLRYSTYMGGKFGFPDFQKEMEVNENCMHPTPMREIGKAMLTIREHAEEWLVDVEKIAICGFSAGAHNCAMYSVYWDKPIIHEYFTEKPEMFKPAAAILGYTLSDYLFMRSIPKSPIDQQLFEVSNLALTGSKEPDEETLKEVSPVLHVSESTPPMFLWATSEDSLVPAQHTLRMAHALADKQIPYEIHIYEKGPHGLSLSNQATAQAKSQIYQEAARWIIEAEAWLEKRFSLNLPELTQFELMEKENNKLRT; this comes from the coding sequence ATGAAATCAGAAGTGATTACGTTTTATGAAAATCGAGAAGATGTGACCTTAACAACCTATGTGATTTCAGATTCACCAGAATTATTGGGAGGAAAGAAAAGACCTGCCATTTTAATCTGTCCCGGAGGAGCCTACCTTTCTTGTTCTGATAGAGAAGGAGAAGCAGTGGCACTTAGGTTTGCAGCCATGGGGTATCATGCGTTTGTTCTCCGTTATTCAACCTATATGGGAGGAAAGTTTGGTTTTCCAGATTTTCAAAAAGAAATGGAAGTGAATGAAAACTGCATGCATCCTACACCTATGAGAGAAATAGGTAAAGCGATGCTTACGATAAGGGAGCATGCAGAGGAATGGCTAGTAGATGTAGAGAAAATCGCAATCTGCGGATTCTCTGCAGGTGCTCACAATTGTGCCATGTATTCCGTATACTGGGATAAGCCTATTATCCATGAATATTTCACCGAAAAACCAGAAATGTTCAAACCAGCAGCTGCCATTCTTGGATACACATTAAGTGATTATCTTTTCATGCGTTCAATTCCGAAAAGTCCAATTGATCAACAGCTCTTTGAAGTATCTAATCTGGCCCTTACAGGTAGCAAAGAACCTGATGAAGAAACACTTAAAGAAGTAAGCCCAGTGTTGCATGTATCAGAGAGCACACCACCTATGTTCCTTTGGGCTACCTCCGAGGACTCTTTAGTTCCAGCTCAACATACATTAAGAATGGCTCATGCACTTGCTGATAAACAGATTCCATATGAAATTCACATTTATGAAAAAGGTCCTCATGGCTTAAGCCTATCCAATCAAGCTACAGCCCAGGCGAAAAGCCAAATTTATCAAGAAGCTGCAAGATGGATTATAGAAGCAGAGGCGTGGCTTGAAAAAAGATTCTCTTTGAACCTTCCTGAGCTTACACAATTTGAATTAATGGAGAAAGAAAACAACAAGTTGAGAACTTGA